A genomic stretch from Budorcas taxicolor isolate Tak-1 chromosome 15, Takin1.1, whole genome shotgun sequence includes:
- the LOC128060510 gene encoding olfactory receptor 4C11-like produces MMENSSVNEFILLGLTQDVLKEKVVFVIFLFLYLGTLLANFLIVMTIRYSQTLGSPMYFFLFYLSFVDACLSTTTAPRLIVDSVSEKKIISYNECMTQIFAFHFFGCMGILVLVLMSFDRYVAICKPLRYTAIMSQRVCGALVRLAWMGSCIHSSAQILLVLKLPFCGPNVIDHYFCDMQPLLKLACVDTYVINLLIVFNNGTICMVSFLLLLISYGSILHSLSNCTTEGRRKALSTCTSHIIIIILFFVPCIYIYAHPLTVFPVDKMVAVFYTILTPLLNPLIYTLRNAEVKQAMRKLWCNKV; encoded by the coding sequence ATGATGGAGAACAGCAGTGTGAATGAGTTCATTCTGCTTGGGTTAACACAGGATGTACTAAAGGAGAAAGTAGTATTTGTTATCTTCTTATTTCTATACCTTGGGACTCTGTTGGCAAACTTCCTAATTGTGATGACCATACGATATAGCCAGACACTTGGGAGCCCTAtgtacttcttccttttctacttgTCCTTTGTTGATGCCTGTCTTTCAACAACCACTGCCCCTAGGCTAATTGTAGATTCTGTATCTGAGAAGAAAATCATCTCCTACAATGAGTGCATGACCCAGATCTTTGCATTTCACTTCTTCGGGTGCATGGGGATCTTGGTACTTGTCCTCATGTCCTTCGATCGCTATGTGGCCATTTGCAAGCCCCTGCGGTACACAGCCATCATGAGCCAGCGTGTCTGTGGTGCACTGGTGAGACTGGCCTGGATGGGGTCTtgtatccattcttcagcacAGATTCTCTTGGTTTTGAAATTACCCTTCTGTGGCCCCAATGTTATTGATCACTATTTCTGTGATATGCAACCTTTGTTGAAACTTGCTTGTGTGGATACTTATGTCATCAACCTACTCATAGTGTTTAACAATGGGACCATATGCATGGTGAGTTTCTTGTTGCTGCTTATCTCCTATGGTTCCATCTTACATTCTCTGAGTAACTGTACcacagaaggaagaaggaaagcccTTTCCACATGCACCtctcacattattattattatcttattCTTTGtaccatgtatatacatatatgctcaCCCTCTAACTGTATTTCCAGTGGACAAGATGGTGGCTGTATTTTACACTATTTTAACACCCTTACTCAACCCTCTGATTTACACTCTGAGGAATGCAGAAGTCAAACAGGCCATGAGAAAGTTATGGTGCAACAAAGTCTGA